The DNA window ccaagtgcctctagatgcaatcactcaagcaatgcacttggattctctcccaatctcacaaagatgatgaatcaatgatgaagatgagtgggagggctttggctaagctcacaaggttgctatgtccatgcaaatggccaagagagtgagcttgagctggccatggggcttaaatagaagcccccacgaaatagagccgttggctcctcagtccactgaaaaatagggcgatcggacgcaggaccccagcatccggtcatgcgatgcacaccacatggcccctgcttcaaacattgatcgctcgatctcaacggtcatcagtacatttaagttgtgaccggacgcactgttTGAAAGTGaatggacgcaggaccccagcatccggtcgtttctagtaaggttccagtcgtgaccggacacgtctgatcacGCCCGATCAGGCTCACTCAGCATCCAGTCATTCTCCCTCTTCTctgtgtgctgccacatcagcatgacCGGATACTAAATAGTGTtcagcctacgtccggtcacctacgtccggtcgagagaccgagggtggccttcactaCGCGCCACTGACCGAACATAGGAccaaagcgtccggtcactgcgtgaccagcgtctggtgcactctatgaaaccctatcttttctgtatagggcgccggcgGCCGATACAGTTACCTTCGTCTCCCTTCCCTCACCTTCCCCTCCTCTCCACCGCGCTCTATTGCTGCAAAAATGGCAGCCGCACTCCGTCGGTCGGTGGTGCCCCATCGTCCTCCTCCCTAGCCCCCACTCATGACTCTTTCTTCCTCCTCCGCAGCCATGCCCCCCCCCCGGCGCACCTTCCTCCTTGGCGTCATGCCCGCGCAGGCGCCGTACCTGCCGAAGATAGGGCAGGGGCCGCGTtcgtcgaccaacacttggtggttcggcggctaagaggtgttgcataaacctcatccacacaattggacgccgcaagaacctacccataagtgaggtaactcaatgacacgagcaatccactagggttacctttcggcgctccgccggggaaggcacaagtcccctcacaatcacaggagatggccatgaacaatcaccaactcgtaccaatcctccttcgctgctccaagccatctaggtggtggcaaccaccaagagcaataagcgaatcccgcagcgaaacacgaacaccaagtgcctctagatgcaatcactcaagcaatgcacttggattctctccaaatctcacaaagatgatgaatcaatgatgaagatgagtgggagggctttggctaagctcacaaggttgttatgtccatgcaaatggccaagagagtgagcttgagccggccatggggcttaaatagaagcccccatgaaatagagccgttggctcctcagtccactgaaaaacggggcgatcggacgcaggaccccagcatctggtcatgcGATGCAGACcatgtggcccctgcttcaaacatTGATCGCTCGATCTTagcggtcatcagtacatttaagttgtgaccggacgcgctgcttgaAAGTGAATGGACgcaagaccccagcgtccggtcgtttctagtaaggttccagtcgtgaccggacacgtctaatCACGCTCGATCAGACTCACTCAGCATCCAGTCATTCTCCCTCTTCTCTGTGTGCCGCCACATCAGCATGACCAGAGGCTAAACAGTGTttagcctgcgtccggtcgagagaccgagggtggccttcactgcgcgccactgatcggacataggaccaaagcgtccggtcactgcatgaccagcgtccggtgcactctatgaaaccctatctttttctgtacagggcgccagCGGCCGATACAGTTACCTCCGTCTCCCTTCCCTCACCTTCCCCTCCTCTCCACCGCGCTCTATTGCTGCAAAAATGGCAGCCGCACTCCGTCGGTTGGTGGTGCCCCATCGTCCTCCTCCCTAGCCCCCCACTCATGACTCTTTCTTCCTCCTCCGTAGCCATGCCCCCCCCCCCGATGCACCTTCCTCCTTGGCGTCACGCCCGTGCAGGCGCCGTACCTGCCGGAGATAGGGCAGGGGCCGCGTtcgttgaccaacacttggtggttcggcggctaagaggtgttgcatgaacctcgtccacacaattggacactgcaagaacctacccacaagtgaggtaactcaatgacatgagcaatccactagggttaccttttggcgctccaccggggaagatacaaatcccctcacaatcatcgggagatgtccacgaacaatcaccaactcgtgccaatcctcctccgctgctacaAGCCgtataggtggtggcaaccaccaagagcaacaagggaatcccgcagcgaaacacgaataccaagtgcctctagatgcaacctctcaagcaatgcacttgaattctctcccaatctcacaaagatgatgaatcaatgatggagacaagtgggagggctttggctaagctcataaggttgctatgtcaatgctaatggccaagagagtgagctaaagccggcaatggggcttaaatagagagcccccacgaatagagccattggctctctgTACCATGAAAAGTCAGggcgaccgaacgtaggaccccagcgtccggttgcgcgatgcacgccacgtggcccctgcttcaaatgctgatcgcccgatctcaatggtcaacagtgcacttaagttgtgaccggacgcactactCAAAGTGatcagacgtaggaccccagtgtccggtcatttctagtaaggttccacttgcgaccggacgcgttcggtcacaactgACCGGACTCGCCCAATGTCCGATCACTCACTATCTCCTTTGTGCGCCGCCACAGCAGCATGACCCGACGCTGAACAGTGTTCAACCTGCGTTCGGTCAAGAGACCGAGAGCACcatcttcttttataattgaccggacgctgctccccagcgtccggtcaccacgtgaccagcgtccggtgcactctatgaaaccctgtcttttctatacagggcgccggtggcaccattgcACTGTCcgcacaatgtgtatcacctttgtgcatgtgtgttagaatattttcacaaacattttcaagggtgttagcactccactagatcctaaatgcatatgcaatgagttagagcatctagtggaactttgataaccgcatttcgatatgagtttcacccctcttaatagtatggctatcgatcctaaatgtgatcgcactcactaagtgtctcgatcactagaatgaaaagctcctatcaagtttcacctttgccttgagctttttgttcttctttctcctttttccaagtttaagcatttgatcatcaccatgccatcaccatcatcatgtcatgatcaccattgcttcaccacttggagtagtgctacctatctcataatcactttgataaactaggttagtacttagggtttcatcaattcaccaaaaccaaactagagctttcacggcGGCAGCAGTTCGTCGCACTGCACAACATCGCATCCCGCGCGAGGTGAGCTAGGGGTGTTCGCTGGTGGCGCGTTGGCCTGCGGCTGACTGGACGCCACTTCCCTAGTCCCTGGCATGGCCAGAGCGGCCTGCCGCAGCGCCGGGCCAACCTCTGCAAAGGAGCCACCTTTCCTGCCTATGTCCGGCGACACCGCAGCAGCCTCTCTCGGACAGCCGCCCATGGACCCAGTAGCGCTCGTAGCTCCATCCTGCTGGCTTGGCGCGTAGGAGCCGAGCAGGGTGGCTGCGGCGTCTCCCATAGTGGCGGTGGAGTCACACCCTGACGGAGCGAGCGGTGTGCCGTCGGCGAGGGCATCCTCCTAGGCGCGCGGAGGGGGCGGCCCCTCATGCTGGGCCTCCATGGTGGTGCCGACGCCCGTCCCCAACATAGAAGGTGGTGGTGGCGCGCCGGGCGGCGTGGACCCCACAAGCGACTGGGTGGAGTCAGCGAAGGAGCCCGATCTGGGCGGCGTCGGCGGCCTAGTCACACGTGCACCCCCAGACACGGGTGAGGAAACTACACTTTTGGCAAGATGATCCACTCCATGGGAAATGGCTAAACCTATTACGAAAAGTGGTTTTGGCAGCTCAGTCCAAATTTGAGTTGTATTTCAACCATAGAAAaaaaatagcgggctatagctAGCGCCGCTATAGCGGCCGGAGAGGCTCAACGCTAAGCTATTTTTATTTGTGCCGCTATGCCAACTTTAACTGCTATTGTTTGCTATAGCCCCGCTGATTGCATAGCTTCAGCGTTCAAATAGCGGCGCTATTTCATATTTTGCCATCACTAATAGATTTTGACAATTAATTTGTTATTTCCTACTTATCATTTGCTATTAATTTAGTATTTTGGATAATTAAACACTGGACTTTCATGAAACATGTTGTAATGTCATATTAGTAATGTTACCTAGACTTGTGGAACCATAGAAATATATTTGTGTTCATCGAATTTTATATTTACCATGTTTTTTCATCTGTTATTGGTGTTTTTCATGTTTTCTTTATAAAAAAACGCTATCTGTCGTAGCGCTGCTATAGCCTCATAACTGTTGAAAAAAAAAGTTGCTCTACTTTcaatagcccgctatttaaaactATGATTTCAACATGATTTGTAAGGAAATTGAACCGTTACAAGATAAGTCCACCACATTCTATTCTAAATAAAAATATAAAGGACTATGACCTATTGAGGACATCCAATGgataaaaaatataattaatcCACTGGTTTAACCTTTAGTATATTCTTTTATGCAGGACACGTCAGAAATCCCACACACGTCGGACCACCCAATAATAATCGGTGACGAGCAACACCAGTCTGAAGAAAGTCTGAAGAAAGAACATCCCCATTCCCATCCCACTACGAGACGGACCAGCCAGAAGAAGCCCAGAAGTGTGAACCAAGGCCGGAGCAGACTACGTCACTACGCAACGTTCCCCTTCCACCAGGACGTGCCCGCTTTGCATCGGTTCTTCGTGTTTGTCAACCCCCGtcacgacgccgccgccggccgccccaATCCCCCGCCTAACTCAACGTGTCCATCCGCCTAAAATAATGTAATCCCCACAAACAAACggcatgttcgcttggcttataaatcatattttttcagtcaatgaatagtatttttctttcacaccaaataAGTCAACactactttcagccatggcttatcagccaagcgaacagggaaaaaaaaaactcaaagaaTGTCCGGTACCGGGACACGAGAAGTCAATCAGAACGTGGAGCCCCACGTACAAATTCAGTTGGCCTGCCACTTAGTCCCGCTCAGTGCCAAACGGCCGGCCGGTAAGCCGATCATTCAGTCGCCCGCCCCCAATCTCCACGCCACGCCAGCTGACCACCGCACTAACAAAATTAAATTTAGATAATCCACCACTATCTCCGATATCCGTTCCAATCCACCGCCTCCAATCACTCCTGAATCATAGCTCAGCATACTCCACCACCCTTCTCTCTCGATCTGTCTCTATATATACATACAAGATCGATGATCAAAAATATTCAGATGCGTTAGGGAGGAGAAGAAGCAGGCAAGCAGCAATGGCAGCAGCGATCGATGACTCGTGCAGGAGGCCAGGTTCGATCCCGTTCAAGTGGGAGATCTGCCCGGGGACGCCCAAGCACGTCAGGAGCAGCAGCGCCAGCGCAGCACCTTCATCGTCGCCATACTccacctcctccgccgccgccgccaccgtctccAAGGTGGCGGTGTCCCCGAAGctgacgccgccgccggccatgTCGCCGTCGCCGTACCATTCCCCGCGCGTCTCCTACTACTCTTCCGCGGCAGCGCGCTCGGCGTCCGTGTCGCCGTCCCGGCGCCACCCGGCGCCGCAGCACCGGCCCATCGCCTTTCTCGACGTCAACCCCCGGGTCGCCCCCGCGTACCGCGCCGGGCATGTTGACGACGAcgaggcggcggcgccggccaGCAGGTGCTTCCCGCTCCCCGTGTTCCGGAGGCGGGACGGCAGCAGGAAAGGTGGCCGGCGGTCGTCCGGGACCGGGACGACGTCGGGGTCGGGCTCCTCGTCCGCGAGCAGCTTCTGGTCGGACTACGGCGGCGCGCTGCCGGTGCCAGGTGGGCTAAGGCGGTCGGTGTCgacgtcctcgtcgtcgtcgtgccTGTCCCTGTCGTCCAGGAGTAGCGGTAAGATGGCCGAGGCCAGGGAGGTTGAGGCCGCCGGTGGCTGGTTCTACTGAGATAGCCAGCAAAGTGAAGATTGTTTGTATTTGTGTGTGCGTGTTAGCGTGTGATGACGAATGATGAGACATTGAGACCCAGCAAGGTCGATCGGTCATGCAACCTCTCTTGGCTGGAGACTGTTTGTATGCGCGAGTGGAGTTCGTGAACTATGAAACAGTTGCTCGTCGATAATAATTACATCATATATATGCTGTCAGTTAATGGGCATATTCACAACCCTGGAGAGACATAACATTATATCTAAAAAAAGGTGAGCACAGAACGAAAACAAATAAGGAGGAGAAAACTAAGGAGCAACCGGTTTATTTGTAAAGTCCTATTTGCTCCCTTAAACTTATAGCTGAATTTAAAAAAACACACATGAACTAGAATCATGGACATCTTATTACAGCCTTAACTTTCAAAACCAAATAAATTGTCCTCCTTAAAGAGTTCTGAGTGGTTTCAAAACCAAATAAATTATCCACCTTAAAGGGCCCACAtgtctttagtttttttagtcatGTCATCCTTTATTTAGTATTTGGGCTCTCAAatattctcaaatgaaaaaaatcaaTTAGAATGTTTTAGATCTCTTCAACCACTACAAATATGGTATACAGCATGTTTCCATCACAGATTGTTTGAAGAATTCAAATATGTTAATTTTGTAATCACAAAACCTAAAAAAATCGGGCTCCTAAACAATCTTGTATAGGTCGTGGCGATGTCCGATgttgtttgaaaaaaaattaaaatatgaGAACTTAAAATAAATACCCTCTAAATGATCTCATATAAAAAAATATCAACCACAAAGTTTTATATCATATTTAGAGCTATAATTTTGTATAAACCATGTCAATATATGTGGTTGTTATAAATATACCAAAAAAAGTTGAATTTTAAAATGTGATAAATTAAACAACGAAAATTTGTTTCTCTGAATGATCTCGTATAGAAAAAGTGTCAATTATAAAGTTATAGATCACATTTAAAGAtacaactttggtttatagaTCTTTTATATGTTTGATGCAATCATGCTAATGCATTTAATTTTCTCTAGTACTTAGAAGTAGCTCTCAGAGTGTTTTTTCCTAGAAATCGTTTTTTCTTTTCTGAAAATTTTCCTCTTCATAGTGgagtatctatatctatatctaataataaagagacaaaatttcttCTATTTTTTGTATGGTCTATCCTAACTAACTTCATGAATGTGGAAGTTGTCTCTGTTATGTGTCAACGACCCTTTTATTATATTTATGACATATATGTAAGGTTTCTTAGGCTAGGACTCCTAATCCAAATAGATTTGGATCCCGAATAACCTAAATAGGAAATTCTAACTCGAATAGGAATTTGTTTTTGCGTTCTCTTTTTTCCCGTGTCCAACCCATCTACTTTGGCGGATCCACACGTCTCTTTTTTCCGTGTGTAACCAACTCTCGTTCatgatattttttcttttcttttctttcttttctagaGTATCTCCCGTTTTATTATATAAACATCAAAAATAAATAATGAATACAATATTATGAGTATTTGAACTTTGACCATTCCCTATCCCCATTTCTGATAAATAAATATTCTCACCACTAAACTATTGATCTAATTTTGATTAGGAATAAAACTTATTGTTATTAAAATCTGGATCAATGGATGGTCTAATTAAACTCTGAACTAAAATCTTGAGTAGTTTGTCAATTTAATCAAAACAAATGTACCTTCAAGTTTGTACGCATGCACCAGTGCAATCCTCAATTCGAATTTTAATTGAGAGAGGTTTTGACAACAACTAACTCCTTGCGACTTTAATCAAATATTAGGGTTACATATTTTTTTATAGATGGCACGTAGAAGTCTGAGTCCTTCCACAACAACTAGCTCATTGCATATTTTAATCATAATATtaaaattacatatttttatggATCCTAAAAAGAAGTAACTTGGTATCTAACTCTGCCAACATATACGTAATATGAAAAATAAAGTTATAACATATTTACAAGTAAATATTTTTGTGGCTTCCAATGCAGGAAAAATGGTATCAAGGTTGTAGTTTAATTCAATGTAGACTTAATATAGAGCATTGTAATATTATTGCCAATATTAATTTATACAACATTGTTATATTATTGCCAATATTAACGTCTCTAGCACTGGAGCAAGCGAAGCCACATCAAACGCGATCGCACGAAGGAGCGCTTCTGGCCTCCATACACGGAGCAAAGCTATTTTTGGTGGCTGCAGCCAGAGCGCCAAAAGTTGGTCCACCTGTAGGCCTTCGACTCCGGCTCTGACTCCGACCACAGAGCACTTGGCACAGAACTATATCAAATGGGCCCTTATATTATGGATGCTATAGTGATCATAGAATAGATTATAGCTATTAAGTTTCCTACTAAGCATAATAAATAGATATGTACTGTCAAATCATTTTTTCATTAAAGTTTGAGAGTTTTTTtcctcccgttgcaacgcacgggcaaatTTGCTAGTATTAGATATATGCCCGTACGTTGCACGGCGACCACAAATTTTAGCCCACATAGCGTGGCTTGCAACTTAGACGAACATATTAATTAAGAAATATACAAATTTAATTACATAAAAAACATAAAGCCTGTTTCATAATCTTTATCACCTATATCATATAAGTAGATCCACTTCAtagaagcctaacaaaattgattTTACGTTTTTATACTTATGTAATTAATGATCTTTATCACCTATGAGTTAATGGGTACTGCACTGCGATGGATCCTCGTTCTCAGCACCCATTATCTCACTGCATGATTTTAGATGATATATATGATACGCTTTGCTGATAATTTTTATAAAACCTGATTAGCAATTGAAATTGAACCCAATGGAAAAATGTATTACCCTGGGATTAGACCTGGTAATGGTGGAAGTCCAAATCTAAACTAAAGAAATCTAAGGCAAGAGAGTCCTTGCTTATTACGTATTAGTGTAAAgtatgtttatttttttttttgcatagtacTTGACGTTATTGGTGTAAAGTGTATTGGTGACGTTTCTATTTCACGAAGTCGATCTGAACTTAGGGGTGTTTTTTCCATGCATGTTTGCATGTGGTCTTTGAGGGTTTGG is part of the Miscanthus floridulus cultivar M001 chromosome 9, ASM1932011v1, whole genome shotgun sequence genome and encodes:
- the LOC136483620 gene encoding uncharacterized protein: MAAAIDDSCRRPGSIPFKWEICPGTPKHVRSSSASAAPSSSPYSTSSAAAATVSKVAVSPKLTPPPAMSPSPYHSPRVSYYSSAAARSASVSPSRRHPAPQHRPIAFLDVNPRVAPAYRAGHVDDDEAAAPASRCFPLPVFRRRDGSRKGGRRSSGTGTTSGSGSSSASSFWSDYGGALPVPGGLRRSVSTSSSSSCLSLSSRSSGKMAEAREVEAAGGWFY